The proteins below are encoded in one region of Castor canadensis chromosome 6, mCasCan1.hap1v2, whole genome shotgun sequence:
- the LOC109680354 gene encoding large ribosomal subunit protein eL39, which produces MSSHKTFRIKRFLAKKQKQNRPIPQWIRMKTGNKIRYNSKRRHWRRTKLGL; this is translated from the coding sequence ATGTCTTCTCATAAGACTTTCAGAATCAAACGATTCCTggccaagaaacaaaagcaaaatcgtCCCATTCCCCAGTGGATTCGTATGAAAACTGGTAACAAAATCAGGTACAACTCTAAGAGGAGACACTGGAGGAGAACCAAGCTGGGTCTGTAA